One Gimesia aquarii DNA segment encodes these proteins:
- a CDS encoding PIG-L family deacetylase, producing the protein MNAEPLEPLDVIAVGAHPDDVEIACGGTLAKLVLQGYRVGIVDLTDGEPTPLSPGPEARLKEAEKAAEILGVHVRETLELTNRRLFDNFENRVALATLFRKYRPQVVLGLAGKTPMASPDHWQAMQITDAAVFYSRLTKWNEHFNNTEPHTIKKQVWYPLGFGSLNYPEGSGHFVVDISETLQQKLDSIRAYQSQFPPEKERIFRLVESQNTLLGTSAGFDAGELFICSTTLGVRDLVQTVCP; encoded by the coding sequence ATGAACGCAGAGCCACTGGAACCGCTTGACGTAATCGCCGTTGGTGCACACCCTGATGACGTTGAGATCGCCTGCGGCGGAACATTGGCAAAACTAGTCCTGCAAGGTTATCGTGTTGGAATTGTTGATCTTACTGACGGTGAACCAACTCCTTTAAGTCCAGGGCCTGAAGCAAGACTGAAAGAAGCAGAAAAAGCAGCAGAAATTCTGGGAGTTCATGTCCGAGAAACATTGGAACTGACAAATCGACGGCTTTTCGATAACTTTGAAAACCGCGTCGCTTTGGCTACTCTTTTTCGAAAATATCGTCCACAAGTTGTCCTGGGATTAGCAGGAAAAACACCAATGGCTTCTCCGGACCATTGGCAAGCCATGCAGATTACAGATGCAGCGGTTTTTTATTCTCGTTTGACAAAGTGGAACGAACATTTTAACAACACAGAACCTCATACAATTAAAAAACAAGTGTGGTACCCCCTGGGATTTGGTTCATTAAATTATCCAGAAGGAAGTGGGCACTTTGTTGTCGATATTTCAGAAACACTGCAACAAAAGCTGGATTCCATACGTGCCTATCAATCCCAGTTTCCTCCTGAAAAAGAACGCATATTTCGTCTCGTTGAAAGCCAGAACACTCTGTTGGGAACCAGTGCCGGATTTGATGCGGGAGAACTCTTTATCTGTTCAACAACACTGGGAGTACGAGACCTGGTGCAGACTGTTTGCCCCTAA
- the aroH gene encoding chorismate mutase, producing MSVRGIRGATTVTQDNSVEVLSATRGLLEQLLTANQIDNYEDIVSVFFTTTPDLTSVFPAEAARELGMKSVPLICASEIAVKGAMPRCIRVMLHVNTSQKQSEVVHVYLNEAQKLRPDVASAQ from the coding sequence ATGTCGGTGCGTGGAATTCGTGGTGCAACAACGGTAACTCAGGATAACTCTGTGGAGGTATTGTCCGCAACACGTGGGTTACTTGAGCAGCTTCTTACAGCAAATCAAATCGATAACTATGAAGATATCGTATCTGTCTTTTTTACGACAACGCCAGATCTAACCTCAGTATTTCCAGCTGAAGCAGCACGCGAATTGGGTATGAAATCAGTGCCTTTAATTTGTGCTTCTGAAATCGCTGTAAAAGGGGCAATGCCTCGTTGTATCCGTGTCATGCTTCATGTAAATACTAGTCAGAAACAATCAGAGGTTGTTCACGTCTATTTAAACGAAGCACAAAAGCTTCGTCCGGATGTGGCATCCGCACAATGA
- the fusA gene encoding elongation factor G, protein MKNLDKYRNIGISAHIDSGKTTLTERVLYYSGRIHKVREVRGGDGGATMDSMDLERERGITIASAATQVQWKDTTINIIDTPGHVDFTVEVERSLRVLDGAVLVLCSVGGVQSQSLTVDRQMKRYGVPRIAFINKMDRTGADSASVIQQIEEKLHVVPLPLQIPMGEGAQFEGVIDLVTMQAVTYEGEQGENEIFGEIPEQFKEAAEEARSAMLETLSMFSDDLMVALLEEAEVPVEDIYTVIRDATLSHEITPVMMGTAFKNKGVQTLLDAVVRFLPSPLDREISAIDLDAQQKAIKEGQEKTDSESFRTKLSHSSDKPLVAMAFKIVDETFGQLTYMRIYQGKIEKGQSYINTRTGNSTRFGRLVRMHADSREDVDCGEAGDIIAAVGMECASGDTFCSDDVNFALESIFVPEPVIRLSIEPLDRDGADRLAKAIQRFNREDPTFHVMTDEETNQTIIAGMGQLHLDVYIERIKREYKVECIVGEPRVAYRETPTIPVEYNHKHKKQTGGSGQYAHVVGQIEPIAVENDSETYEFINDISQGRIPREYIPAVDKGFQRALVKGPLCECEVVGVKATLSDGSYHDVDSSEMAFNVAGFNCMRDALKKANMALLEPIMKLEVEVPEEYQGAVSGHVAQKRGVINTSETKMGTSIFIAEVPLANMFDYANELRSMTQGKGGFSMEFSRYSQVPRNIQEEVVARRLKEKEERMATA, encoded by the coding sequence ATGAAAAATCTGGACAAGTATCGAAACATTGGAATTTCGGCTCACATTGACTCTGGTAAAACGACACTTACCGAACGAGTTCTGTACTATTCAGGACGAATTCATAAAGTACGTGAAGTACGTGGCGGCGATGGTGGCGCTACCATGGACAGCATGGACCTTGAACGTGAGCGAGGTATCACAATCGCTTCCGCAGCGACGCAGGTCCAGTGGAAAGATACAACGATTAATATCATTGACACCCCGGGTCACGTTGACTTCACTGTGGAAGTAGAACGTAGCCTGCGTGTGCTGGATGGTGCTGTGCTGGTACTTTGCTCTGTAGGTGGTGTGCAAAGTCAATCATTAACGGTTGACCGTCAGATGAAACGTTATGGTGTCCCCCGTATCGCGTTTATCAACAAGATGGACCGTACTGGTGCAGACTCTGCCAGCGTGATTCAGCAAATCGAAGAAAAGCTGCACGTCGTACCTCTGCCATTACAGATTCCAATGGGTGAAGGAGCGCAATTCGAAGGTGTCATTGATCTGGTTACCATGCAAGCTGTCACCTATGAAGGTGAGCAAGGCGAAAATGAGATCTTTGGCGAGATTCCTGAACAATTTAAAGAAGCTGCTGAAGAAGCGCGCTCTGCGATGCTTGAAACGCTCTCCATGTTCAGTGACGACTTGATGGTTGCATTGCTCGAGGAAGCAGAAGTTCCTGTGGAAGATATCTATACGGTTATCCGTGATGCTACGCTTTCACACGAAATCACCCCAGTCATGATGGGTACTGCATTCAAAAACAAAGGAGTTCAAACTCTGCTTGATGCAGTCGTACGCTTCTTGCCTAGCCCACTTGACCGTGAAATCTCTGCAATTGATCTGGACGCACAACAGAAAGCAATTAAAGAAGGTCAGGAAAAGACAGACAGCGAATCTTTCCGAACCAAACTGTCACATTCTTCTGATAAACCTTTGGTAGCCATGGCGTTCAAGATTGTCGATGAGACATTCGGCCAATTGACATACATGCGTATTTATCAAGGTAAAATTGAAAAAGGTCAAAGTTACATTAATACCAGAACAGGGAACTCTACCCGGTTTGGTCGCTTGGTACGTATGCATGCTGACAGCCGTGAAGATGTAGATTGCGGTGAAGCCGGTGATATTATTGCCGCTGTTGGTATGGAATGTGCCTCTGGGGATACCTTCTGTAGTGATGATGTTAACTTTGCACTCGAGAGTATCTTTGTTCCCGAGCCTGTCATTCGGCTTTCCATTGAACCACTCGACCGGGATGGAGCAGACCGTCTGGCTAAAGCCATTCAACGCTTTAACCGAGAAGATCCTACTTTCCACGTGATGACTGATGAAGAAACCAATCAGACCATCATCGCAGGAATGGGCCAGTTACACCTGGATGTTTATATCGAGCGTATCAAACGTGAATATAAAGTGGAATGTATTGTTGGTGAGCCACGTGTCGCTTATCGCGAGACTCCTACTATTCCTGTGGAATACAATCACAAGCACAAAAAGCAAACTGGTGGTTCTGGTCAATACGCTCACGTCGTTGGGCAAATTGAGCCGATCGCTGTTGAGAACGATAGTGAAACTTATGAGTTTATCAATGATATTAGCCAGGGTCGTATTCCTCGAGAATACATTCCTGCTGTAGATAAAGGTTTTCAGCGAGCTTTGGTCAAAGGTCCTCTTTGCGAGTGCGAAGTCGTGGGAGTTAAAGCCACACTTTCTGATGGTAGCTATCATGACGTCGACTCATCAGAAATGGCTTTCAATGTTGCTGGTTTCAATTGTATGCGAGATGCATTGAAGAAAGCGAACATGGCTCTGCTTGAACCCATTATGAAACTGGAAGTGGAAGTTCCTGAAGAATATCAGGGGGCTGTTTCCGGTCATGTCGCACAGAAACGAGGCGTGATCAATACTTCTGAAACGAAAATGGGAACCAGTATTTTCATCGCGGAAGTACCACTGGCAAACATGTTCGACTATGCCAATGAACTACGTTCGATGACACAGGGTAAAGGTGGATTCAGCATGGAATTCTCTCGTTACTCTCAGGTCCCCAGAAATATTCAAGAAGAGGTCGTGGCACGACGTCTGAAAGAAAAAGAAGAACGCATGGCAACAGCCTAA
- a CDS encoding PP2C family protein-serine/threonine phosphatase, whose protein sequence is MVGIRYGTVSITGNFRENNEDNYYIDSLNKYFLVADGMGGQSAGEKASQLAIELIPEKLNELIDFENDNAENVIQSIDNAVSHANTEIMALGEVDPNCRSMGTTIVFAIQVNGKFFIGGVGDSRVYLLRNNTLHQLTTDHSLTQALVDAGTITEEEAQTHRYKNVLYRYLGTKDGSAGTQARQLDPLPQDRIILCSDGVTDGLPDENLQELLGKSEDPQATAEAIVKAAQEGGSKDNITCIVLFTD, encoded by the coding sequence ATGGTTGGAATTCGTTACGGCACTGTCAGCATTACCGGAAATTTCCGCGAAAATAATGAAGACAATTATTACATTGATTCTCTCAATAAATACTTTCTGGTTGCAGATGGTATGGGAGGACAGAGTGCAGGTGAAAAGGCCAGCCAATTAGCGATCGAATTGATTCCAGAAAAATTGAATGAACTTATCGACTTTGAGAATGATAATGCAGAAAACGTGATCCAATCCATTGATAATGCAGTCTCTCATGCAAACACAGAAATTATGGCACTTGGAGAAGTGGACCCTAATTGCCGGAGTATGGGAACAACAATCGTCTTTGCCATTCAGGTTAATGGAAAATTTTTTATTGGAGGCGTTGGCGATAGTCGTGTTTATTTATTGAGAAATAATACACTGCATCAGTTAACCACAGATCATTCTCTCACACAAGCATTAGTCGATGCTGGTACCATTACAGAAGAAGAAGCACAAACTCATCGATACAAAAATGTACTCTATCGATATCTAGGCACAAAAGATGGAAGTGCTGGCACGCAAGCGCGACAGTTAGATCCTTTACCGCAGGATCGCATTATCCTCTGCTCAGATGGAGTTACCGATGGGCTTCCGGACGAAAATCTACAAGAGCTGCTGGGAAAGTCAGAAGATCCACAGGCTACAGCTGAAGCAATTGTAAAAGCGGCACAAGAAGGAGGATCAAAAGATAATATAACCTGCATCGTTTTATTTACTGATTAA
- the lpxD gene encoding UDP-3-O-(3-hydroxymyristoyl)glucosamine N-acyltransferase has translation MSTTVEWIAQALDCPARGNQRLEIHGAESVLKAGPHDITFVGDELNLKRLQSSNAGAVIVEQRLEESFQKTYEGATFASLTVVDAQAAFIQIIQKLRPPRSLPEIGISSEAEISNEVTIGNNCHIYPQVTIRPGVQIGNNCRIYPGVYIGDDCVIGDDVTIHANAVLYPDVKIANRVLIHATAVLGCDGFGYRFENGSYLKIPHLGSVQIEEDVEIGAGTTIDRGMIGATVIGEGSKIDNQVMIAHNCEIGKHNAFASQVGFAGSITTGDYVRCAGQVGIADHVHVGDKATLGARAGVHRDIPSGEIHIGTPAAPEKEQRKIVMSIRKVPEMRKQIRDLEKHIQELNQRFEELKNESPAA, from the coding sequence ATGTCGACGACTGTCGAGTGGATCGCTCAAGCACTGGACTGCCCAGCGAGGGGTAATCAGAGGCTGGAAATACATGGCGCAGAATCTGTTCTGAAAGCAGGACCGCATGACATTACATTCGTCGGCGACGAACTCAATCTAAAGCGACTACAATCAAGCAACGCAGGTGCGGTAATCGTTGAGCAACGGTTGGAAGAGTCGTTTCAAAAGACATATGAGGGTGCAACCTTCGCATCCCTAACAGTAGTCGATGCACAGGCAGCATTTATTCAAATTATCCAGAAGCTGCGTCCCCCACGTTCATTACCCGAAATAGGAATTTCATCCGAAGCAGAAATTAGCAATGAAGTGACAATAGGCAATAACTGCCATATATATCCTCAGGTTACGATTCGTCCTGGAGTTCAAATCGGTAATAATTGTAGAATTTATCCCGGTGTTTACATAGGTGATGATTGTGTCATTGGAGACGATGTCACCATTCATGCAAACGCCGTTTTGTATCCCGATGTAAAGATAGCAAATCGTGTACTCATACATGCAACTGCAGTTCTGGGATGCGATGGTTTTGGCTATCGATTTGAGAATGGCAGTTATCTCAAAATTCCTCACTTGGGAAGTGTGCAAATTGAAGAAGACGTCGAAATTGGAGCAGGCACTACGATTGACCGAGGGATGATCGGAGCCACCGTCATTGGAGAAGGATCAAAAATTGATAATCAGGTCATGATTGCCCACAACTGCGAGATTGGAAAACACAACGCTTTCGCTTCACAAGTTGGATTTGCAGGTTCTATTACAACTGGAGACTATGTTCGCTGTGCCGGCCAAGTTGGGATTGCAGATCACGTTCATGTTGGAGATAAAGCGACATTGGGGGCACGCGCTGGCGTTCATCGTGATATTCCTTCTGGAGAAATTCATATTGGGACTCCAGCGGCTCCTGAAAAAGAACAGCGTAAGATCGTAATGTCCATTCGAAAAGTTCCGGAAATGAGAAAACAAATTCGTGATCTGGAAAAACACATTCAAGAACTGAATCAACGCTTTGAAGAATTAAAAAATGAATCCCCTGCAGCATAA
- a CDS encoding LpxI family protein, which translates to MNKLQSKNTTPLKQIGLLAGAGRFPIVFAKQARKQGYSVCCLGIFGMASEELIDVCDTFHWIPLARIGRAIKLFHHEKVKRIVMAGKIEKTVLFSPFRIFKLLPDLRTLHMWYRYAKKDRKDDTLLLAVIKEFERDNLYFESALDYCPELLVKHGFLTKRHPNPSQWEDIKMGWDIAKQMGQLDIGQSVVINDKAVIAVEAIEGTDRAIQRAGELCKRGGFCVVKVAKPQQDRRFDVPTVGIKTLQTMHEAGGRVLAIESNQTIMIDQQEVADLADKLGIAIVSLNEEELTLQLAS; encoded by the coding sequence ATGAATAAACTTCAATCCAAGAACACAACACCGCTAAAGCAAATTGGGCTTCTGGCAGGAGCAGGTCGATTCCCTATCGTGTTTGCAAAGCAAGCACGTAAGCAAGGATATTCCGTTTGTTGCCTTGGAATCTTTGGAATGGCCAGTGAAGAGTTAATAGATGTCTGCGACACGTTCCACTGGATTCCTTTGGCACGCATCGGCCGAGCAATCAAGCTATTTCATCACGAAAAAGTAAAGCGTATTGTGATGGCTGGGAAAATTGAAAAAACAGTATTATTCAGTCCGTTTCGAATTTTTAAATTACTACCGGATCTGCGCACATTGCATATGTGGTATCGATATGCCAAAAAAGATCGAAAAGACGATACCTTGTTACTGGCCGTCATCAAAGAGTTTGAACGCGATAATTTATATTTTGAATCTGCCTTGGATTATTGTCCGGAGTTACTTGTGAAACATGGATTTCTTACAAAAAGACACCCCAATCCATCTCAATGGGAAGATATTAAAATGGGATGGGATATCGCCAAACAAATGGGTCAATTAGATATTGGACAAAGTGTTGTAATCAATGATAAAGCAGTCATAGCAGTCGAAGCGATTGAAGGTACAGACAGGGCCATCCAACGTGCGGGAGAGTTATGTAAACGAGGTGGCTTCTGTGTCGTGAAAGTAGCCAAACCACAGCAGGATCGACGATTTGATGTTCCCACAGTCGGTATTAAAACTCTACAAACCATGCACGAAGCTGGGGGACGCGTTCTAGCAATCGAAAGCAATCAGACCATCATGATTGATCAGCAGGAAGTTGCCGATCTGGCAGACAAATTAGGGATTGCAATCGTTTCACTCAATGAAGAAGAACTAACTTTGCAATTAGCCAGTTAA
- a CDS encoding dihydrodipicolinate synthase family protein: MSLQIENQQLQTVHIVPLTAFDQNDQINAEVQSAHTAKLYEAGMRVFLPGAGTSEFHSLLPEEIIELVKITREVAGPDALIFAPIGYQVGVACQTAIDSMKAGATGIMFMPFAHPYMSDRGAEEYYLSVMDAADCPTLYYKKSDIPSDSLLLKLAADKRSIGVKYSVNQMHQFRTTVNADQDGLEWICGSAERFAPYYMLAGSGGFTSGAGNLCPHLSLAMHAAFASGEFERGMQIQQLILPIEDYRARAGDSFNISMLKYAITLTGVDFGPPRPPQRTLTAEQEKEIRQLMEPILEAEEEFAQQKSPV; this comes from the coding sequence ATGAGCCTCCAAATAGAGAACCAACAACTGCAAACTGTTCACATTGTACCTCTGACGGCTTTTGATCAAAACGATCAGATTAATGCAGAAGTACAATCTGCTCATACTGCAAAATTATATGAAGCAGGGATGCGCGTTTTTCTGCCCGGAGCGGGTACCAGTGAATTTCATAGCTTGCTTCCAGAGGAAATTATTGAGTTGGTGAAAATTACGCGCGAAGTAGCCGGGCCGGATGCCCTTATCTTTGCTCCGATTGGGTATCAGGTTGGTGTCGCTTGTCAGACTGCGATTGATTCCATGAAAGCTGGTGCTACAGGAATCATGTTCATGCCGTTTGCCCACCCTTACATGAGTGATCGTGGTGCGGAAGAGTATTATCTGAGTGTGATGGATGCCGCGGATTGCCCGACTTTGTACTACAAAAAGTCAGACATTCCCAGCGATTCATTGCTGCTTAAATTAGCCGCCGATAAGCGATCGATTGGAGTAAAGTACTCGGTGAATCAGATGCATCAGTTCCGCACGACGGTTAACGCAGATCAAGATGGTTTAGAATGGATTTGTGGTTCAGCCGAGCGATTTGCTCCGTATTATATGCTGGCTGGTTCAGGTGGGTTTACGAGTGGTGCTGGAAATCTTTGTCCACATTTATCATTGGCTATGCACGCTGCCTTTGCTTCGGGGGAATTTGAGCGAGGGATGCAAATTCAACAACTGATTCTGCCCATTGAGGACTATCGGGCTAGAGCAGGGGATAGTTTCAATATTAGTATGCTGAAATATGCGATTACTTTGACAGGTGTAGATTTCGGTCCACCACGCCCGCCACAGCGAACACTCACTGCTGAACAAGAAAAGGAGATTCGGCAATTAATGGAACCGATTCTCGAGGCGGAAGAGGAATTCGCGCAACAAAAAAGCCCCGTTTAA
- the ppdK gene encoding pyruvate, phosphate dikinase: MSGQKYVYFFGDGKADGDATMRNTLGGKGANLAEMINIGLPVPAGFTLNTDVCIHYSKTKGEYPEGIEEQVEKALAQVEEAMGAKFGCATNPLLVSCRSGARESMPGMMDTVLNIGLNDTTVEALAKQSGNEAFAWDSYRRFVQMYGDVVLGMKGADEDPFEHALEAKREAAGVQYDSELNAEQLKELVAEFKQLIKEGTGLDFPTDPKQQIWGAIGAVFSSWDNDRAVVYRRDYGIPHNWGTACNVQAMVYGNLGDDCATGVGLTRNCSTGEPGFCGDYLINAQGEDVVAGIRTPKQIELTLSTDMPDGYKQLDDIGRKLEQHYKDVQDIEFTIQRGRVWMLQTRNAKRTGFAAVRIAVDMVNEGLVSKEQAITKKRIPADDLNQLLQPIFDPAEKEKATKEGNLLTKGINAGPGAACGHICFSAEDAEAIYNNDNSAELVLVRRETSPEDLRGMRVSKGILTALGGASSHAALVSRQMGKACIVGASELKIDNEAGTITAGDKVLKKGDWISIDGFTGEVFAGKVETKPSEIVEVLISKTMKPEDSETFQRYQQLMSWVDEIRKLKVRTNADQPDQSAEAIAFGAEGIGLCRTEHMFFHHLAEIREMIAAGDVESRTKAVNKLLPFQREDFTGIFKAMNGLPVTIRLLDPPLHEFLSDRHLEENPTLAEELANELGVTVEFIRRRVEELHELNPMLGHRGCRLGIVYPEITAMQARAIMEAACDVQSSGIDVYPEIMVPLAGFKTEFDNQAAIIRNEAEKVLQEKGVKVNYLVGTMVELPRAAICADQIAETAEFFSFGTNDLTQTTLGMSRDDYGTFIGHYRENDIVPADPFQTIDQDGVGRLMKTGVERGRGARSDLKIGICGEHGGDPASVIFCHKLGLDYVSCSPFRVPIARLAAAQAVLEENA; encoded by the coding sequence ATGTCAGGTCAAAAGTATGTGTACTTCTTCGGCGATGGAAAAGCAGATGGCGACGCCACAATGCGGAATACCCTGGGGGGTAAAGGAGCGAACCTGGCAGAAATGATTAATATCGGCCTTCCTGTACCAGCCGGATTCACTTTGAATACAGATGTGTGTATTCACTACAGCAAAACAAAAGGAGAATACCCGGAAGGCATTGAAGAACAAGTCGAAAAAGCACTGGCACAAGTGGAAGAAGCCATGGGTGCAAAATTTGGTTGTGCTACCAACCCGCTTCTGGTCTCCTGCCGCTCTGGGGCACGCGAATCAATGCCAGGTATGATGGACACGGTCTTGAATATTGGGCTCAATGATACGACTGTCGAAGCCTTGGCTAAGCAGTCTGGCAACGAAGCATTCGCATGGGACAGCTATCGCCGCTTCGTGCAAATGTATGGTGATGTCGTACTAGGCATGAAAGGAGCAGACGAAGACCCATTTGAACACGCTCTAGAAGCCAAACGTGAAGCTGCCGGGGTTCAATACGATTCGGAGCTGAATGCAGAACAACTAAAAGAACTGGTCGCTGAATTCAAACAGTTGATCAAAGAAGGAACCGGTTTGGACTTCCCTACTGATCCTAAACAACAGATCTGGGGTGCCATTGGAGCGGTATTCAGCAGCTGGGACAATGACCGTGCTGTCGTTTACCGACGTGACTATGGCATACCTCACAATTGGGGTACTGCCTGTAACGTACAAGCAATGGTCTACGGAAACTTGGGGGATGACTGTGCCACTGGCGTTGGACTAACTCGAAATTGCTCGACCGGAGAACCCGGTTTCTGTGGTGACTACCTTATCAACGCTCAGGGTGAAGACGTGGTTGCCGGAATTCGCACTCCCAAACAGATTGAGTTGACTTTGAGCACGGACATGCCCGATGGCTACAAACAGCTCGACGACATCGGGCGAAAGCTGGAACAGCATTACAAAGATGTTCAGGATATCGAGTTTACGATTCAACGTGGTAGAGTCTGGATGCTGCAAACTCGAAATGCAAAACGTACCGGTTTTGCTGCTGTTCGTATTGCCGTCGATATGGTCAACGAAGGCCTGGTCAGCAAAGAGCAGGCAATTACAAAAAAACGGATTCCCGCCGATGACTTGAACCAATTACTTCAACCAATTTTCGATCCTGCAGAAAAGGAAAAAGCGACGAAAGAAGGAAATCTTCTTACCAAAGGGATCAATGCCGGCCCCGGTGCTGCTTGTGGTCACATCTGCTTCAGTGCTGAAGATGCAGAGGCAATTTATAACAACGATAACTCAGCAGAGCTTGTTTTAGTTCGAAGAGAAACCAGCCCAGAAGACTTGCGAGGCATGCGTGTCTCCAAGGGAATTTTGACAGCCTTGGGTGGTGCCAGTTCTCACGCAGCCCTTGTGAGCCGTCAAATGGGAAAAGCCTGTATTGTGGGAGCTTCAGAACTAAAAATAGATAATGAAGCGGGAACTATCACAGCAGGTGACAAAGTACTCAAAAAGGGTGACTGGATCAGCATCGACGGTTTCACAGGCGAGGTCTTTGCTGGAAAAGTGGAAACAAAACCAAGTGAAATTGTCGAAGTGCTGATTTCAAAAACAATGAAACCGGAAGATTCAGAAACATTCCAACGCTATCAACAACTGATGAGTTGGGTTGATGAAATTCGAAAACTAAAAGTACGCACTAACGCCGATCAGCCAGATCAATCTGCTGAAGCGATTGCATTTGGTGCTGAAGGAATTGGACTTTGCCGTACCGAGCATATGTTCTTCCACCATCTGGCTGAAATTCGCGAGATGATTGCAGCTGGCGATGTTGAGTCCCGAACCAAAGCAGTCAACAAACTGCTTCCGTTCCAACGTGAGGACTTTACTGGAATCTTCAAGGCAATGAATGGGTTACCGGTTACGATTCGACTCTTAGATCCACCGTTGCACGAATTCCTTTCTGATCGCCACCTCGAAGAAAACCCGACATTGGCTGAGGAACTTGCAAATGAGTTGGGTGTTACAGTTGAATTCATCCGTCGTCGTGTAGAAGAACTCCATGAACTGAACCCGATGCTTGGTCACCGTGGTTGCCGCCTGGGAATTGTTTATCCAGAAATTACAGCAATGCAGGCACGAGCCATAATGGAAGCTGCCTGTGATGTCCAGAGTTCTGGAATTGATGTCTATCCTGAAATCATGGTCCCTCTGGCCGGATTCAAAACAGAATTTGATAACCAGGCAGCCATTATTCGCAATGAAGCGGAAAAAGTACTGCAGGAGAAAGGCGTCAAAGTCAACTATCTAGTTGGTACAATGGTTGAACTTCCTCGTGCTGCGATTTGTGCTGATCAGATCGCGGAAACAGCTGAATTTTTCAGCTTTGGAACCAATGACTTAACACAAACGACTCTCGGAATGAGCCGTGATGATTATGGTACATTCATCGGTCATTACCGTGAAAACGACATTGTTCCCGCAGATCCCTTCCAAACCATCGATCAGGATGGAGTGGGACGTCTTATGAAAACAGGTGTCGAACGAGGTCGTGGAGCTCGCTCGGATCTGAAAATCGGTATTTGTGGTGAACATGGCGGTGATCCTGCCAGTGTCATCTTCTGCCATAAACTAGGTCTTGACTATGTGAGTTGCTCTCCCTTCCGAGTGCCTATTGCCCGGTTGGCAGCAGCCCAGGCCGTCCTGGAAGAAAATGCCTAA
- a CDS encoding FHA domain-containing protein, with the protein MIARLIPVNGGQPIVLKNDVTVVGRKSDLCDIQIDTNSVSKIHCVIIKTDGLLFVRDLCSTNGTRVNGQKIIRGALLPGDELSIASTKYEVELSGEHKEDDPPTAIHQRTEMLTAFNLEIENDRLDSDSGNEIKLISE; encoded by the coding sequence ATGATAGCGCGATTGATTCCTGTAAATGGAGGCCAGCCCATTGTTTTGAAAAATGATGTGACTGTTGTCGGTCGCAAATCTGATTTGTGTGACATTCAGATTGATACGAATAGTGTTTCAAAGATTCATTGCGTGATTATCAAAACAGATGGACTTCTATTTGTCCGAGATCTCTGTAGCACAAATGGTACACGTGTGAATGGCCAAAAGATAATTCGTGGTGCATTGTTACCGGGAGATGAATTATCGATCGCTTCTACAAAATACGAAGTGGAACTATCTGGGGAGCATAAAGAAGACGATCCACCTACCGCAATTCATCAGAGGACAGAGATGCTGACGGCATTCAATCTGGAAATCGAAAACGATCGCCTCGATTCGGACAGCGGGAACGAAATCAAATTGATTTCTGAATGA